From Anopheles darlingi chromosome 2, idAnoDarlMG_H_01, whole genome shotgun sequence, the proteins below share one genomic window:
- the LOC125959841 gene encoding putative ATP-dependent RNA helicase DHX57, whose protein sequence is MDEESRQLVADCFLRAIVDPRSSNTPNEPPPTKQPVKVELQVLRLKDESQTLIMDTLRAIHGEHFQLGDISKYVDQGNRLKKNFWQDRGNLVIQGGCDFSNVVRTGNSNEDKFRMYAAMKLHSYGFHRAHCEEALDHHNGDIDRSLELLFSKYFPPPADMAPPPEEYDEEELSTLRADEREALESIYDKLFVEKERNRVWQLKFKIDHLLVHSPSEMKKLAERERQQQEEERRRKQEELAKKKKAKKEPCWNYAKGKCRYGNRCYYSHGPDESSTSEGGKGEGKKLLDKSIEEDPNWFFLEVRFPPGNRYPFERPILLLRTTCPDIPDQLCLRVNRRLVQETIELTRDGMPCIYTVADLLQNDTEIGRFIELDRYQFLDPKRSLFYVPDEDEGREGPGGELPSHHQRGNTGRQTGPRTNMEQVLKEDRNIVRKFLDKQANAAYREMVKARSNLPAWGKMNEILELLESNQILVISGETGCGKSTQVPQFLLDDWLLQSSRLGPNAKLRHVEIVCTQPRRLSAIGVAERVAEERIEKVGNTVGYQIRLETRTSSSTRLTFCTTGILMRRLQSDPQLSSVTHVIVDEVHERSEESDFLLLILKQLLEKRSDLKVILMSATLNSNLFASYFGDIPVLDIPGRTFPVEQLFLEDILERSGFVLEPDSPYCRKLRKADRELLLQELEYADLQASEVPPAKSIRDENLKLPETFSRYADYSKQTCKTLCLMDPLRINPELIERVLTYIVDDPSHGWPQEGSILIFLPGLAEIQTVHEALTSSRLFGPRGERFVLIPLHSMLTNEEQALVFRKAPKGKRKIVLSTNIAETSITIDDCVFVIDCGQMKEKHFDSNSNMESLEMVWVSRANALQRKGRAGRVMPGVCIHLFTKPRFTNHILAQPVPEIHRIPLEPLLLRVKTLPTLQERPISAVLGATIEPPSEENIEAAKKRLVDVGALDLDEQLTALGHHLAALPVDVRIGKLMLFGAIFQCLDSVLTIAAILSYKSPFVAPFAKRDEADNRKRQLAIANSDHLTMLNAYRRWLVAAQRSRYAGQCFAEENYLSSKTLTTIGEMKYQFLELLVSIGFVPIDLSGRSRSKRQQVDDLAALTGAELNVNGDNNRLLAAILCAALYPNVAKVLTPEKSFVSGAGGAVPYLPQASDLRFKTRGDGYVALHPSSVNAQVGFFSSPFLVYQEKVKTSRIFIRETTMVPLLPMVLFSGSDLQIELHGGDFVILLGDGWLMLQTPTHQVAEMMKFLRLELVKMLELKISDPLLNLLHHEHGKRIIATIVHLINKE, encoded by the exons ATGGACGAGGAAAGCAGGCAATTGGTTGCGGATTGTTTCCTTCGGGCGATTGTCGATCCGCGGTCCTC GAACacaccgaacgaaccgccGCCCACGAAGCAGCCGGTGAAGGTGGAGTTGCAGGTGCTCCGGCTGAAGGATGAGTCACAGACGCTGATTATGGATACGTTGCGAGCCATCCACGGCGAACACTTCCAGCTGGGTGACATCTCGAAGTACGTCGATCAGGGAAATCGGTTGAAGAAAAACTTCTGGCAAGATCGCGGCAATCTCGTCATCCAGGGCGGATGCGATTTCTCGAACGTCGTCCGTACGGGCAACAGTAACGAGGACAAGTTCCGCATGTACGCGGCCATGAAGTTGCACAGCTACGGTTTCCACCGGGCGCACTGCGAGGAAGCGCTGGACCATCATAACGGCGACATCGATCGTTCCCTGGAGTTGCTCTTTTCCAAGTACTTCCCACCACCGGCCGATATGGCGCCGCCGCCCGAAGAATACGACGAAGAGGAACTCAGCACATTGCGAGCCGATGAGCGAGAAGCGCTAGAGTCCATCTACGATAAGCTGTTCGTAGAGAAGGAACGGAACCGCGTGTGGCAGCTCAAATTTAAAATCGATCATCTGCTCGTACACAGTCCCTCGGAGATGAAAAAGCTGGCGGAAcgggaacggcagcagcaggaagaggaacgtCGCCGAAAGCAGGAAGAGCtggcaaagaagaaaaaggccaAAAAGGAACCATGCTGGAACTATGCGAAGGGCAAGTGTCGCTATGGTAACCGTTGCTACTATTCCCACGGACCGGACGAATCGAGTACGAGTGAAGGTGGCAAGGGTGAGGGCAAGAAGCTGCTGGATAAAAGCATTGAGGAAGATCCGAATTGGTTTTTTCTCGAGGTACGGTTTCCACCCGGCAACCGGTACCCATTCGAGCGTCCTATCCTGCTACTGCGCACTACCTGTCCGGACATTCCGGATCAGCTGTGCTTACGGGTAAACAGGCGGTTAGTGCAGGAAACGATCGAACTGACACGTGACGGTATGCCGTGCATCTACACGGTCGCCGATCTGTTGCAAAACGACACCGAAATTGGCCGTTTCATCGAGCTCGACCGTTACCAGTTTCTCGACCCCAAACGTTCGCTGTTCTACGTGCCGGACGAGGATGAAGGTCGCGAGGGACCGGGTGGTGAGTTACCATCGCATCATCAACGCGGCAACACGGGTCGACAGACGGGTCCTCGGACGAACATGGAGCAGGTGCTGAAAGAGGATCGCAACATCGTGCGCAAGTTCCTGGACAAGCAAGCGAACGCAGCGTACCGGGAGATGGTAAAGGCACGCAGCAATCTGCCGGCCTGGGGGAAGATGAACGAAATTCtcgagctgctggaatcgAACCAGATTCTTGTCATCAGCGGTGAGACGGGCTGCGGAAAGTCCACCCAAGTGCCTCAATTTTTGCTCGACGATTGGTTACTGCAATCGTCGCGGCTCGGTCCGAACGCAAAGCTACGCCACGTGGAGATAGTCTGCACGCAACCGAGACGTCTGTCGGCGATCGGTGTAGCGGAACGTGTAGCCGAAGAGCGGATAGAGAAGGTTGGCAATACGGTCGGCTACCAGATACGGCTTGAAACGCGTACATCCTCATCGACGAGACTCACCTTTTGCACGACCGGTATTCTGATGCGACGGTTACAGTCCGATCCGCAGCTGTCGAGCGTCACGCACGTGATCGTGGATGAGGTGCACGAGCGGAGCGAAGAGTCCGACTTTTTGCTACTCATCCTAAAGCAGCTGCTTGAAAAGCGTAGCGATCTGAAGGTGATCCTCATGTCAGCTACCCTTAACTCGAACCTGTTTGCCAGCTACTTCGGCGATATCCCGGTACTCGACATCCCGGGCCGTACCTTCCCCGTGGAGCAATTGTTTCTGGAGGATATCCTGGAGCGGAGTGGGTTTGTGCTCGAACCGGATTCACCGTACTGTCGCAAGCTGCGGAAAGCTGATCGCGAactgctgctccaggagctggAGTATGCCGATCTGCAGGCATCCGAAGTCCCACCGGCGAAATCGATCCGCGACGAGAACCTTAAGTTACCGGAAACCTTCTCACGGTACGCAG ATTATTCGAAACAAACGTGCAAAACGCTTTGCCTTATGGATCCGCTCCGGATCAATCCGGAACTGATCGAGCGTGTGCTTACGTACATCGTAGACGATCCGTCCCATGGTTGGCCACAGGAAGGTTCAATATTGATCTTTCTCCCTGGCTTGGCTGAGATACAGACCGTACACGAAGCATTGACCAGCAGTCGGCTGTTTGGTCCACGTGGTGAACGATTCGTGCTGATTCCGTTGCACTCGATGCTGACGAATGAGGAACAGGCGCTAGTCTTCCGGAAGGCTCCAAAGGGAAAGCGAAAAATCGTGCTCAGTACGAACATTGCCGAAACGTCGATCACCATCGAtgactgtgtgtttgtgatcgaTTGCGGGCAGATGAAGGAGAAACACTTCGactccaacagcaacatggaGTCACTCGAGATGGTTTGGGTGTCGAGAGCGAACGCTTTGCAACGTAAAGGACGCGCTGGACGCGTTATGCCCGGCGTATGCATCCATCTTTTCACGAAACCACGCTTTACCAATCACATCCTTGCGCAACCTGTTCCGGAAATTCATCGGATACCACTGGAACCATTGCTGCTGCGCGTCAAAACGTTGCCGACGCTACAGGAACGTCCGATAAGTGCCGTCCTAGGGGCGACTATCGAACCACCAAGCGAAGAGAATATTGAGGCGGCCAAGAAGCGACTCGTCGATGTCGGTGCGCTCGATCTCGACGAACAGCTCACGGCACTCGGACACCATCTGGCTGCGCTACCGGTCGATGTGCGGATCGGCAAACTTATGCTGTTCGGTGCCATCTTCCAGTGTCTGGACAGTGTGCTAACGATTGCGGCCATTCTGAGCTACAAGAGTCCTTTCGTAGCTCCGTTTGCCAAACGGGATGAAGCGGACAACCGGAAGCGTCAGCTGGCCATTGCCAATAGCGATCATTTGACGATGCTGAACGCGTATCGCCGGTGGTTGGTAGCGGCACAGCGTAGCCGTTACGCCGGTCAATGCTTTGCCGAAGAGAACTATCTGTCCAGTAAAACGCTCACCACGATCGGTGAGATGAAGTACCAGTTTCTGGAGCTGCTCGTCTCGATCGGTTTCGTACCGATCGATCTGTCCGGACGCAGCCGAAGTAAACGGCAACAGGTGGATGATCTGGCGGCACTCACCGGTGCGGAGCTGAACGTGAACGGTGACAACAATCGGCTGCTGGCGGCCATCCTTTGCGCCGCACTCTACCCCAACGTGGCCAAGGTGCTAACACCCGAGAAGAGCTTCGTATCGGGTGCGGGCGGTGCAGTACCATACCTTCCGCAGGCATCGGATTTACGTTTCAAGACGCGCGGAGACGGTTACGTCGCTCTACATCCGTCGTCGGTGAACGCTCAGGTTGGATTCTTCAGCTCACCGTTCTTGGTGTACCAGGAGAAGGTGAAAACGTCTCGGATCTTTATTCGCGAAACCACGATGGTACCACTGTTGCCGATGGTGCTGTTCTCTGGCAGTGACCTTCAGATCGAACTGCATGGTGGTGACTTTGTGATACTGCTCGGTGATGGATGGTTGATGCTACAGACGCCGACCCATCAGGTGGCCGAGATGATGAAGTTTCTGCGTCTCGAGCTGGTCAAAATGCTCGAACTGAAGATCAGCGATCCACTGCTTAACCTGTTGCACCATGAGCACGGTAAACGGATCATCGCGACGATCGTACATCTTATTAACAAAGAGTAG
- the LOC125959849 gene encoding open rectifier potassium channel protein 1, producing the protein MTPKEWFALLLFYAAYLFLGASVFYTVENELETGRRADELAERIEINEMLVKYLSPDDAQLQRKLIGQLDDYCGSKVTNYTEDEYTPPYVWDFYHSFYFAFIVCSTVGYGNISPHNTFGRIFLIFYALIGLPVNGFFFAYVGEFFSRGFVRMYQRYKAYKLSANAGYVPRQFNLIGQIILYLIPGVIVFIFAPACVFSYFEKWPYDVSVYYSFVTLTTIGFGDFAASFQPSQEHEFGSLFTVYKVFIIFWFFAGIGYIFMILGFIAKGISHKKVQQLEKVLATNLKETQHRVWNGVTKDISYLRKILNEVYMLKFKPVYDEPSDRWQSTARSRSASCPELSLYREPQTPTTRRRRANSESALTLEQRKPLDRTGSGLVRRLSDTDLQRINREKTFGVQALVQPAELLARVVTALGNITANQDGDNQSVLERASLNAGVNCFSDSQILASERTWSGWSIAGSDKSAYLTAPPMRPRAASDIGLPPHATTQDANEWTWSGGDDSQIEQIMQIRQKVKQKDNLLRAALSKNAPFESSLTINGPTSTSTAIDVEARPVATVNRGLLQRLNPFRKRSSTASSTGEKTPLPDLEAGGPVGLDAYLSATGKGRNTMFNLPTSSYLTATARGRGSILSMPPQDEQLLETTTIGDLLRALELVHTQSVAPGGLSGLPQTPRHRGSFAYGEAPSPTSRRQQFGPTAVPSLLTLFTPPITTEGGSRRGSLKPPLGRTGSTESAPSIIRRPSFRPPPVAPRGSTSSGSPTLSSATVASPKPIRRRFSVRPSNLAYPPGHCPRPEQLGGTAGLSSSSQSLHNLPTTTLQRRLSARPSPLAAVSPQQQQQQQQSPTHLAVPTTSASASAISAPGAQYRWRPSLARSDSDQSTVVAVAAQTQNAPTLADERNPRNRHSSLSNLFEQKR; encoded by the exons ATGACGCCCAAAGAGTGGTTCGCGTTGCTCCTGTTCTATGCCGCGTACCTGTTCCTCGGTGCCAGCGTGTTCTATACGGTCGAGAATGAGCTGGAGACGGGCCGGCGGGCCGACGAGCTGGCCGAAAGAATCGAAATTAACG AGATGCTGGTAAAGTACCTGTCACCCGATGATGCGCAGTTGCAGCGCAAATTGATCGGTCAGCTCGATGATTACTGTGGCAGCAAGGTGACGAACTATACCGAGGACGAGTACACGCCACCGTACGTGTGGGACTTTTATCATTCCTTCTACTTTGCCTTCATCGTTTGCTCCACCGTCG GTTATGGTAACATCTCACCGCACAATACCTTCGGTCGGATCTTTCTCATCTTCTACGCCCTCATTGGGTTGCCCGTCAATGGATTCTTCTTCGCCTACGTCGGAGAGTTCTTTTCGCGCGGG TTTGTCCGGATGTACCAGCGGTACAAGGCGTACAAGCTGTCGGCCAACGCGGGCTACGTGCCCCGTCAGTTCAATCTGATCGGTCAGATCATACTGTACCTGATACCGGGCGTGATCGTGTTCATCTTTGCGCCGGCGTGCGTGTTTAGCTACTTCGAGAAGTGGCCGTACGATGTGTCCGTTTACTACTCGTTCGtgacgctgacgacgatcGGGTTCGGGGACTTTGCCGCCTCGTTTCAACCCTCGCAGGAGCACGAGTTTGGCTCACTGTTTACCGTCTACAAGGTGTTTATcatcttttggtttttcgccGGCATCGGTTACATCTTTATGATACTCGGTTTCATTGCCAA AGGCATTTCGCATAAGAAGGTACAGCAGTTGGAGAAGGTGCTGGCCACGAACCTGAAGGAAACGCAGCATCGCGTCTGGAACGGTGTTACCAAAGATATCAGTTACCTGCGGAAGATCCTGAACGAGGTGTATATGCTAAAGTTTAAG cCCGTCTACGACGAACCATCGGACCGGTGGCAGAGTACGGCCAGGAGTAGGTCAGCCTCCTGTCCGGAGCTTTCGTTGTACCGTGAGCCACAAACACCGACCACTCGGCGCCGGCGCGCCAACTCGGAAAGTGCTCTCACGCTGGAGCAACGGAAACCGCTCGATCGAACCGGATCGGGTCTGGTACGGCGACTGTCCGATACCGATCTGCAGCGCATTAATCGGGAGAAAACGTTCGGTGTGCAGGCGCTGGTACAACCGGCCGAGCTGTTGGCACGCGTCGTAACGGCCCTCGGTAACATCACCGCCAATCAGGACGGTGATAACCAGAGCGTGCTCGAGCGGGCATCGCTGAATGCGGGCGTCAACTGCTTCTCGGACTCGCAAATCCTGGCCAGCGAGCGCACCTGGTCCGGTTGGTCGATCGCTGGTTCGGATAAGAGCGCCTATCTGACGGCACCACCGATGCGGCCGCGAGCGGCGTCGGACATTGGATTACCGCCACACGCCACCACGCAG GACGCCAACGAGTGGACGtggagtggtggtgacgataGTCAGATCGAGCAGATCATGCAGATCCGCCAGAAGGTGAAACAGAAGGACAATCTGCTGCGGGCGGCACTCTCGAAGAACGCTCCGTTCGAGTCCAGTCTGACCATCAACGgaccgacgtcgacgtcgacggccATCGACGTAGAAGCCCGTCCGGTCGCGACCGTGAACCGCGGGCTGCTGCAACGATTGAATCCATTCCGGAAACGTTCGAGCACGGCATCGTCGACCGGCGAGAAGACGCCACTACCGGACCTCGAGGCCGGTGGTCCGGTTGGGCTCGATGCTTACCTATCGGCCACCGGTAAGGGCCGTAACACGATGTTTAACCTTCCGACCAGTTCGTACCTTACGGCAACGGCCCGTGGCCGCGGTAGCATCCTGTCGATGCCCCCGCAAGACGAACAGCTCCTAGAGACGACCACGATCGGTGATCTGTTGCGGGCCCTCGAGCTCGTCCACACGCAATCGGTGGCCCCGGGTGGCCTTTCGGGGCTTCCGCAAACACCACGACACCGAGGGAGCTTCGCTTATGGTGAAGCCCCATCGCCAACGAGCCGTCGTCAGCAGTTTGGTCCAACGGCGGTACCTTCGTTGCTCACACTCTTCACACCACCGATCACCACCGAGGGTGGTTCGAGAAGGGGTTCACTGAAGCCACCACTCGGGCGTACCGGCAGTACCGAGTCGGCACCGTCCATCATTCGGCGACCTTCATTCCGTCCACCGCCAGTGGCACCTCGAGGGAGTACGAGCAGTGGAAGTCCAACGCTGTCGAGCGCTACCGTTGCTTCACCGAAACCGATTCGCCGTCGGTTCAGCGTTCGTCCATCGAATCTGGCCTATCCACCGGGTCACTGTCCGCGGCCGGAGCAACTCGGTGGTACCGCAGGCCTCAGTTCGTCTTCCCAATCGTTGCACAATCTACCGACGACCACGCTACAGAGGAGGCTTTCTGCGCGTCCGAGTCCACTGGCCGCCGTcagtccgcagcagcagcagcagcagcagcagtcgccgaCTCATCTGGCCGTCCCCACGACGTCAGCTTCGGCGTCGGCGATCAGTGCGCCCGGTGCGCAGTATCGCTGGCGGCCGAGCTTGGCCCGTTCGGACTCGGACCAATCGACCGTGGTCGCGGTGGCCGCGCAAACGCAGAACGCACCGACGTTGGCCGACGAGCGGAATCCACGTAACCGGCACAGCAGCCTATCGAATCTGTTCGAACAGAAGCGCTAG